In Bosea sp. PAMC 26642, the DNA window GACGACATCGGCAAGGCGGAGCCGGTGCCCAACGAACGCGCGATCGGCTGGGTCTTTCACTACGTGGTCGGCATTCTCTTCGCGGCGGTGCTGCTGGCGATTTGGGGCCTGGACTGGGCCCGCAACCCGACCTTCCTGCCGGCGCTGATCGTCGGCCTGGTCACGGTCGGCTGCGGCTGGTTCATCCTGGCGCCGGGCATGGGCGCCGGCATCGCCGCTTCGAAGAAACCCAATGCCAACCGCATCCGCCTGATGAACGTCATCGGGCACATCGTCTTCGCCATCGGGCTCTACGGCTCGGCGCTGCTCACCCGCTGAACACCGCGTCACCCACCACAGGATACCGAGAGACAAACCATGGCCAGCACGCTTTTCACCCAAGCCCGCATCGTCGACGGAACGGCCGCCGAGCGCAGCGATCCCGTCAGCGTGCTCGTCGAGGGCGGCACGATCAAGGAGGTCGGCAAGACCATCTCCTCAGCCAAGGCCAAGGTGATCGACCTCAAGGGCCGGACGCTGATGCCCGGCCTGATCGACGCCCATGTCCATGTCGTCGCCGGCGTCGCCGATCTCGGCAAGAACGCCGTGCTGCCGGATTCGCTCGTCACGGCCCGCTCCTTCGTGATCATGCGCGACATGCTGATGCGCGGCTTCACCACCGTGCGCGACGTCGGCGGCGCCGATTTCGGCCTGAAGCAGGCGACCGAGGAAGGCCATTTCCCGACGCCGCGGCTCGTCATCTCCGGCAAGGCACTGAGCCAGACCGGCGGCCACGCCGATTTCCGCGGCCGCTATGACGATGCGACGACCCCGGTGACGCGTCACCGGCTCGGCGCGCTCGGCCGCATCTGCGATGGGCTCGATCAGGTTCGCCGCGCCGCCCGGGAGGAGATGAAGGGCGGCGCCGACTTCATCAAGATCATGGCCAATGGCGGCTGCGCCTCGCCGACCGACCCGATCCATTTCCTCGGCTTCTCGGTGAGCGAGCTTGAGGCGATCGTCGAAGAGGCGAAGATGGCGGGAACCTACGTCTCCGCCCATGTCTACACCGACGACGCGATCCGCCGCTGCGTCGAGGCCGGCGTGCATTCGCTGGAGCATTGCAACCTGATCGGCCCCGACACAGCCAAGCTCGCAGCATCCAGGGGCGCGGTCGCCGTGCCGACGCTCGTTACCTACGACAAGCTCGTCAGCGACGGCCCCAAGCTCGGCTTCCCGCCGGACTCGGTCGCCAAGGTCGACGTCGTCCGCTCGGCCGGGATGGAGTCGCTGGCAATCATGAAGAAGGCCGGGCTGACCATGGCCTATGGCAGCGACCTGCTCGGCGAGATGCACCGCTACCAGTCCGAGGAGTTCGTCATCCGCGGCCGCGCTTTGCCGGCCCATGAGGTCATCGCCTCGGCCACCCATATCGCCGCCAAGCTGCTGAAGCTCGAAGGCAGGATCGGCACGATCGCGCCCGGCGCCCATGCCGACCTGATCGTCGTCGATGGCGACCCGCTGAAGGATCTCTCGCTACTGACCCGGCAGGGCCGGCACATGCCGCTGATCATGAAGGGCGGCGCCTTCATGAAGCGCGCTAGCTTGAGCTGAGCGGAAACGACGCTCGAACCGGAGCCGGGCGAGGTTCCATCGTCCAACTGAAAACGCCGGCCCTTCGGGGCCGGCGCGATAGGACCTTATCGAAACGAAGGGCTCAGTGGCCCTCGTCGAGATGGCCGATATGCTTTTGGGTGTAGAGTTCGATGCCGATGCGGCCGATCAGTTCCAGCTGGGTCTCGAGGAAGTCGATATGGCCTTCCTCGTCCTTCATCAGCGCTTTGAACAGGTCCTCGGAGGGGTAGTCGCCGACCTCGCGGCAATAGCTGGCCGCTTCCTGGTAGAGCGAACGGGCCTCGATCTCGGCCTTGAGGTCGCATTCGATGACCTCCTTGACGTTTTCGCCGATCCGCAGCGCATCGAGCGTCTGCATGTTCGGGAAACCTTCGAGGAACAGGATCCGGTCGGTGAAGCGGTCGGCATGGACCATCTCCTCGATCGATTCCTTGCGCCAGGTCTTCGCCATCTCCTTCAGACCCCAATTGTCGAGGATCCGGTAGTGCAGCCAGTACTGGCTGATGGCGGTGAGCTCCGAGCGAAGCCCCTTGTTGAGATATTCGATGACCTTCTTGTCACCCTTCATGGCGGCGCCCTTGCTCTACATTAGAATGATCCTAATGTAGAGCAGGCCGCCCTGGAAAGGAAGCGGCAAGTAGCACCCAGCCATGATTATTTTAGGAACCGTCCGTCAGGCGGCGGCGCGGTCGCTGTTGGCGGCGACACCGTCCATCATCTGGCCGACGGAAACATGTACGGCACATTCGATGTCACGGCTGGCGCATGATCGCACTGGCTGGCGCAGGCGGCCCGGGCTTCGGCAAGGATGCTGCGCACGACCCGCGCGCAACGCCCGCAATTCGGGCTGCAGCCGAGACAGTCATAGGCCTGTCCGGCCGTCGCCGGGCCGCTGCCATCGGGAGCGATCATGCCCTTGATCTGCCGGCAGGAGATGACGTTGCAGGAGCAGACGATCACGCGTGATGCCCCCCGGCCACGCGCATCTCGGTTTCCTGGCCATCGGCGCGGCGCAGCCTCACGATCACCTCGACCGAGGAGATCGTCATGCCTTCGGGAGCCTCGGGCAGGCCCGCGACCTGGATCGTCGAGCCGGGAATATCGATGACCGTCTCGTCTTCCTCATTGTAGAAATGATGATGCTCGGAGACGTTGGTGTCGAAGAAGGTCTTCGGTCCCGAGACGGAGACCTGGCGCAGCAGCCCGGCTTCCGAAAACTGGCGCAGCGTATTGTAGACGGTCGCCAGCGAAAGCGGTTCGCGGGCGCGGATCGCCTCCTCATAGAGCATCTCGGCGCTGACGTGACGGTCGCCCTTGGCGAAAAGCAGCCAGCCGAGCGCCATGCGCTGGCGGGTCGGCCGCAGGCCGGCGGTGCGCAGCCGGGCCTTGACGGCGCTGATCGGGCAGGAGGCCGGAGTTTTCTGCGGCCACGGAATATGATCCGCGGCGATGCGGGCCTGGCCGAATTCCTTGACGGACGAAACGCTCATCAACAACGCCTTCCAACATGCCGGCTGTCCGGCCACGTAGTTTAGAAAACATCTAAACTACTGATATTGTTGTTATATTTGTCGGACCGGACGGTGAATGTCAATCGTGCGGGGTGCGGCAAGAGGTCGTCATGGCCAGTTGGACCATCTCGACAGGTCTCAATGTCCCGCACCGGCGGGTGCCGCCGCCGGCGGCTTTCTCATGAAGAGGGCCAGCAGGACGAGGCTGGCGAAGATAAAGGTCAGGCCGAGGAACACGTCTCCGAAAGCCATGATCAGCGCCTGCTTGTGGGCGCGCTGGTTGATCACGGCGAGCGCCATCTCCTGCGCCGCGTCGCCATAATCCAGGAAGCGCTGCGCGGTGCTGGCAATCGCCTCCTCCGCCACCTGCCGGCCGGCGGCGACCATCTCGTGCAACCTTGTGATGTGAAGGTCGGTACGCGTGTTCAGCATCGTGTTGATCAGCGCGAGCCCGACCGCGCCGCCGAGATTGCGTGTCAGGTTGTAGAGGCCCGACGCGTTCTTGAGCTGGCTGGGCGGCAGCGTGCCGAGCGCGAGGTTGTTGATCGGCACCATGCACAGCATCAGCGAGACGCCACGCAGGATCTGCGGGACTAGCAATTCGTGGAAATCCCAGTCGGCCGTGATGAAATGCGCCAGATAGGTGCCCAACGCGAAGCCGCCGAAGCCGATCATCATCATGAAGCGCGGGTCGAGCTTCTGCGAGAGTTTGCCCGCGATCGGCGCGGTCAGGAACATGCACAGGCCGGTGATGAACATGGTCTCGCCGATCTGCAGCGCGTCATAGCCGCGGATGCGTCCGAGATAGACCGGATAGAGATAGGTCAGTGCGTAGAGCCCGATGCCCATGCAGAACGAGAACAGCGAGCCGAAGGCGAAGTTGCGGTTGGTGAAGGCATAGAGATCGACCAGGGGGTCGTCGCGCGTCAGCGCCCGCCAGAAGAACAGCGCCGCGCCTGCGATCATGACGAAGGAGAAGAACACGATCTCGTGGCTCTCGAACCAGTCGAGCCGGGTGCCTTCTTCCAGCACATATTCGAGGCTGCCGAGGAAGGCGGCCATGCTGGCGAGCCCCCACCAGTCGAAGCGCTTGAGCAGGCCCGGCTGCGGCTTGTCGAAATCGATCAGCGTCCAGGCCGCGATCGAGACGCAGATGCCAGGCACGACATTGACCAGGAAGAGCCAGTGCCAGGAAAAGGCGCTGCTGAGATAGCCGCCGACCGTGGGTCCGATCGTCGGCGCCAGCGTCGCCACCAGCCCGATGATCGGCGAGACGATCGGCCGCTTCGACGGCGGGAAGATGGTGAAGGCGGCCGCGAACACGCCTGGAATCATGCCGCCGCCGATGAAGCCCTGCACGGCGCGCCACAGGATCATCTCGTTGATCGAGGACGACATGGCGCAGAGCACGCTGGCGACGGTGAAGCCCGCAGCCGCGATCGAGAAGAAGACGCGGGTCGACAGCGCCCGGCTCAGATAGCCCGACAGCGGGATCATGATCACTTCCGCGATCAGATAGGCCGTCTGCACCCAGGCGATCTCGTCGGACGAGGCCGACAGGCCGGCCTGGATTTCGGCGAGCGAAGCCGAGACGATCTGGATGTCGAGGATCGCCATGAACATGCCGAAGACCATCGCGATGAAGGCGAAGATCCGGCGTCTGGGAATGGCGTCTTCGGCCGGCGAGGCGCCGGACAGGGTCGCGGTGGCCATGGCGGCCCGCCTTTCAGCGCTGCTCGGCCGGCCGCGGGTCGATCTTGACCACGACGGACATTCCCGGCCGCAGCACATGCCGGCCGGCCGACTGCGGCGCGATGGCGATGCGCACCGGCACGCGCTGGACGATCTTGGTGAAG includes these proteins:
- a CDS encoding DUF2938 domain-containing protein, with protein sequence MLEFLIRAVVIGAGATALLDIWGQVLKATIGWPATNWAMPGRWLAHLFRGQFAHDDIGKAEPVPNERAIGWVFHYVVGILFAAVLLAIWGLDWARNPTFLPALIVGLVTVGCGWFILAPGMGAGIAASKKPNANRIRLMNVIGHIVFAIGLYGSALLTR
- a CDS encoding metal-dependent hydrolase family protein, with the translated sequence MASTLFTQARIVDGTAAERSDPVSVLVEGGTIKEVGKTISSAKAKVIDLKGRTLMPGLIDAHVHVVAGVADLGKNAVLPDSLVTARSFVIMRDMLMRGFTTVRDVGGADFGLKQATEEGHFPTPRLVISGKALSQTGGHADFRGRYDDATTPVTRHRLGALGRICDGLDQVRRAAREEMKGGADFIKIMANGGCASPTDPIHFLGFSVSELEAIVEEAKMAGTYVSAHVYTDDAIRRCVEAGVHSLEHCNLIGPDTAKLAASRGAVAVPTLVTYDKLVSDGPKLGFPPDSVAKVDVVRSAGMESLAIMKKAGLTMAYGSDLLGEMHRYQSEEFVIRGRALPAHEVIASATHIAAKLLKLEGRIGTIAPGAHADLIVVDGDPLKDLSLLTRQGRHMPLIMKGGAFMKRASLS
- the bfr gene encoding bacterioferritin, with translation MKGDKKVIEYLNKGLRSELTAISQYWLHYRILDNWGLKEMAKTWRKESIEEMVHADRFTDRILFLEGFPNMQTLDALRIGENVKEVIECDLKAEIEARSLYQEAASYCREVGDYPSEDLFKALMKDEEGHIDFLETQLELIGRIGIELYTQKHIGHLDEGH
- the irrA gene encoding iron response transcriptional regulator IrrA, producing the protein MSVSSVKEFGQARIAADHIPWPQKTPASCPISAVKARLRTAGLRPTRQRMALGWLLFAKGDRHVSAEMLYEEAIRAREPLSLATVYNTLRQFSEAGLLRQVSVSGPKTFFDTNVSEHHHFYNEEDETVIDIPGSTIQVAGLPEAPEGMTISSVEVIVRLRRADGQETEMRVAGGHHA
- a CDS encoding DHA2 family efflux MFS transporter permease subunit; this translates as MATATLSGASPAEDAIPRRRIFAFIAMVFGMFMAILDIQIVSASLAEIQAGLSASSDEIAWVQTAYLIAEVIMIPLSGYLSRALSTRVFFSIAAAGFTVASVLCAMSSSINEMILWRAVQGFIGGGMIPGVFAAAFTIFPPSKRPIVSPIIGLVATLAPTIGPTVGGYLSSAFSWHWLFLVNVVPGICVSIAAWTLIDFDKPQPGLLKRFDWWGLASMAAFLGSLEYVLEEGTRLDWFESHEIVFFSFVMIAGAALFFWRALTRDDPLVDLYAFTNRNFAFGSLFSFCMGIGLYALTYLYPVYLGRIRGYDALQIGETMFITGLCMFLTAPIAGKLSQKLDPRFMMMIGFGGFALGTYLAHFITADWDFHELLVPQILRGVSLMLCMVPINNLALGTLPPSQLKNASGLYNLTRNLGGAVGLALINTMLNTRTDLHITRLHEMVAAGRQVAEEAIASTAQRFLDYGDAAQEMALAVINQRAHKQALIMAFGDVFLGLTFIFASLVLLALFMRKPPAAAPAGAGH